The following coding sequences lie in one Kribbella sp. NBC_00709 genomic window:
- a CDS encoding epoxide hydrolase family protein, which produces MIPSPIHVSDEVLDDLRRRLAATKWPRDDGNHDGYYGVRRSRLQPLVEYWADGFDWRAAERAINAYDHYRVEVDGVPVHFMHKPGVGPRPIPLILSHGWPWTFWHWSKVIDPLADPASYGGDPADAFDVIVPSLPGFGFSTPTREDMNFWKIADVWHELMTGVLGHPKYGAAGCDVGALVTGQLGHKYADELYGMHIGSALKLDFFNGDRGWDLSGGNPIPPGLPPEIHARILELEHRFASHLAVHVLDPSTLGFGLADSPAGMLAWILERWQKWAESDKAFTDDDLLTHATIYWAGNAIDTSIRTYSNNNRYPWTPSHDRTPAIEAPTGITFVGHEDPPGVHTPQERVDNFLAGDRAPWYNHVNITAHPNGGHFIPWELPTEWTDDLRRTFRDLR; this is translated from the coding sequence ATGATTCCCTCCCCCATCCACGTATCCGACGAGGTTCTCGACGACCTCCGCCGGCGCCTCGCCGCCACGAAATGGCCGCGCGACGACGGCAACCACGACGGCTACTACGGCGTACGTCGTTCCCGCCTGCAACCGCTCGTCGAGTACTGGGCCGACGGCTTCGACTGGCGCGCCGCGGAGCGGGCGATCAACGCGTACGACCACTACCGGGTCGAGGTGGACGGCGTACCGGTGCACTTCATGCACAAGCCCGGCGTCGGTCCGCGGCCGATCCCGCTGATCCTGAGCCACGGCTGGCCGTGGACGTTCTGGCACTGGTCGAAGGTGATCGACCCGCTCGCCGACCCGGCGTCGTACGGCGGCGATCCCGCGGACGCGTTCGACGTGATCGTCCCGTCGCTGCCCGGGTTCGGGTTCTCGACGCCGACCCGCGAGGACATGAACTTCTGGAAGATCGCCGACGTGTGGCACGAACTGATGACGGGGGTCCTCGGGCACCCGAAGTACGGCGCGGCCGGGTGCGACGTCGGCGCGCTGGTGACGGGGCAGCTCGGGCACAAGTACGCCGATGAGCTGTACGGGATGCACATCGGCTCGGCGCTGAAACTGGACTTCTTCAACGGCGACCGCGGATGGGACCTCAGCGGCGGCAACCCGATCCCACCCGGACTGCCGCCGGAGATCCACGCCCGGATCCTCGAGCTCGAGCACCGTTTCGCGTCCCACCTGGCCGTGCACGTCCTGGACCCGAGCACGCTCGGTTTCGGTCTCGCCGATTCGCCCGCCGGCATGCTCGCGTGGATCCTGGAACGCTGGCAGAAGTGGGCCGAGAGCGACAAGGCGTTCACCGACGACGATCTGCTCACCCACGCGACGATCTACTGGGCCGGCAACGCGATCGACACCTCGATCCGGACGTACTCCAACAACAACCGCTACCCGTGGACGCCGTCGCACGACCGCACCCCGGCGATCGAAGCTCCCACCGGTATCACGTTCGTCGGCCACGAGGACCCGCCCGGCGTCCACACCCCGCAGGAACGCGTCGACAACTTCCTCGCCGGCGACCGCGCCCCTTGGTACAACCACGTCAACATCACCGCCCACCCCAACGGCGGCCACTTCATCCCCTGGGAACTCCCCACCGAGTGGACCGACGACCTCCGCCGCACCTTCCGCGACCTGCGCTGA